The Dermacentor albipictus isolate Rhodes 1998 colony chromosome 2, USDA_Dalb.pri_finalv2, whole genome shotgun sequence genome has a segment encoding these proteins:
- the LOC135910624 gene encoding uncharacterized protein isoform X1, with product MAKKDPEAIWYYFETKDSIRVMMVLYGFITFLAMVSEATSTVVTARNTDYHRRPHIWIMGTTYTLLRFLTLIVIMYWIAAASKTSIHGMRIGFNIIFVRVIGTLLYTVGYFVTETFLIPDTLSRRYRMIIHPDIIPKETTLITVLAWTVVECVMLDRMNHYELYTAYQRSAASPKSSRLPSPQVMSPTAAVLSPTGVLSPRAQQLRSAKASRATTPAVLSPTTPRRPAHGQVSRVASPTTPAYPRKPRAVLSPTRPRGTVAPSRVGSPTQGYAFAYRPAGSVAPSRAASPTVAYAPAK from the exons TTCATCACCTTTCTGGCCATGGTTTCGGAAGCGACGTCTACTGTCGTCACGGCCAGGAACACGGATTACCACA GACGTCCGCACATCTGGATCATGGGCACCACCTACACACTGCTACGGTTTCTGACGCTCATCGTCATCATGTACTGGATCGCAGCTGCTTCCAAG ACGAGCATTCATGGGATGCGCATTGGATTCAACATAATCTTCGTGCGCGTCATCGGAACCCTGTTGTACACTGTTGGTTACTTTGTCACCGAAACCTTCCTGATC CCGGACACACTGTCGAGACGGTACCGCATGATAATTCACCCTGATATC ATTCCGAAGGAGACTACTCTTATTACTGTCCTGGCGTGGACAGTAGTTGAG TGCGTGATGCTGGACCGCATGAACCACTACGAGCTGTACACCGCGTATCAACGCTCAGCGGCCAGCCCGAAGTCCTCCCGCCTTCCAAGTCCTCAAGTGATGAGCCCCACCGCCGCGGTCTTGTCTCCCACGGGCGTCCTCTCTCCCAGAGCACAACAGTTGCGGTCGGCGAAG GCTTCCAGGGCGACCACCCCCGCTGTCCTCAGCCCTACAACACCACGCCGCCCGGCGCATGGCCAAGTCAGCAGGGTAGCCAGCCCGACTACCCCAGCGTATCCGCGGAAACCCCGCGCCGTTTTGTCTCCGACCCGACCTCGTGGCACGGTGGCGCCTAGTCGGGTGGGGAGTCCCACGCAAGGTTACGCCTTCGCGTATCGTCCTGCCGGCTCTGTGGCACCGAGTCGCGCCGCAAGCCCCACGGTTGCCTACGCGCCCGCGAAGTGA
- the LOC135910624 gene encoding uncharacterized protein isoform X2, with the protein MAKKDPEAIWYYFETKDSIRVMMVLYGFITFLAMVSEATSTVVTARNTDYHRRPHIWIMGTTYTLLRFLTLIVIMYWIAAASKPDTLSRRYRMIIHPDIIPKETTLITVLAWTVVECVMLDRMNHYELYTAYQRSAASPKSSRLPSPQVMSPTAAVLSPTGVLSPRAQQLRSAKASRATTPAVLSPTTPRRPAHGQVSRVASPTTPAYPRKPRAVLSPTRPRGTVAPSRVGSPTQGYAFAYRPAGSVAPSRAASPTVAYAPAK; encoded by the exons TTCATCACCTTTCTGGCCATGGTTTCGGAAGCGACGTCTACTGTCGTCACGGCCAGGAACACGGATTACCACA GACGTCCGCACATCTGGATCATGGGCACCACCTACACACTGCTACGGTTTCTGACGCTCATCGTCATCATGTACTGGATCGCAGCTGCTTCCAAG CCGGACACACTGTCGAGACGGTACCGCATGATAATTCACCCTGATATC ATTCCGAAGGAGACTACTCTTATTACTGTCCTGGCGTGGACAGTAGTTGAG TGCGTGATGCTGGACCGCATGAACCACTACGAGCTGTACACCGCGTATCAACGCTCAGCGGCCAGCCCGAAGTCCTCCCGCCTTCCAAGTCCTCAAGTGATGAGCCCCACCGCCGCGGTCTTGTCTCCCACGGGCGTCCTCTCTCCCAGAGCACAACAGTTGCGGTCGGCGAAG GCTTCCAGGGCGACCACCCCCGCTGTCCTCAGCCCTACAACACCACGCCGCCCGGCGCATGGCCAAGTCAGCAGGGTAGCCAGCCCGACTACCCCAGCGTATCCGCGGAAACCCCGCGCCGTTTTGTCTCCGACCCGACCTCGTGGCACGGTGGCGCCTAGTCGGGTGGGGAGTCCCACGCAAGGTTACGCCTTCGCGTATCGTCCTGCCGGCTCTGTGGCACCGAGTCGCGCCGCAAGCCCCACGGTTGCCTACGCGCCCGCGAAGTGA
- the LOC139046711 gene encoding uncharacterized protein isoform X1, whose amino-acid sequence MGCAPSKSRHSARKCALGYALLNVACLILEVMGMMVLATFAHPNRRPYVWLSCGTGCLLRTVNVGFVVVWIVAAAQDRLSLMIFISTAMLGRLVGMLLYAAAYLLYDPFEPTSAAAKIQRGLLHTEEEFSPYAPYFIVATAGVEALFVQPVAAYQQAFHIRSEMEAMSAAPAPVQAAAIAAERGAAHAPAEAEPASAPGAQEEHSGEHSEETAGDHSANSEEANAEKK is encoded by the exons ATGGGATGCGCACCAAGCAAGAGCAGGCATTCGGCTCGAAAATGTGCACTTGGATATGCG TTACTCAATGTCGCATGCCTGATCCTCGAGGTGATGGGCATGATGGTGTTGGCAACGTTTGCCCATCCGAATA GGCGTCCCTACGTCTGGTTGTCTTGCGGCACCGGTTGCCTCCTGAGGACGGTGAACGTGGGCTTCGTCGTCGTCTGGATCGTCGCCGCCGCTCAG GACAGATTGAGCCTCATGATATTCATCTCAACAGCCATGCTTGGGCGCCTTGTAGGAATGCTCTTGTACGCCGCTGCCTACTTGCTCTACGACCCGTTCGAG ccAACATCTGCCGCGGCGAAGATTCAGCGTGGCCTTCTGCATACAGAAGAG GAATTTTCGCCATACGCGCCATATTTCATCGTAGCCACTGCCGGTGTGGAG GCGCTCTTCGTGCAGCCCGTGGCTGCCTACCAGCAGGCCTTCCATATTCGGAGCGAGATGGAGGCAATGTCGGCTGCACCCGCTCCGGTGCAGGCTGCAGCCATTGCGGCTGAACGCGGAGCGGCGCATGCCCCGGCCGAAGCCGAGCCAGCGTCTGCACCGGGTGCACAAGAGGAGCACTCCGGGGAGCACTCTGAAGAGACCGCGGGTGACCACTCAGCAAATTCAGAGGAGGCCAACGCTGAGAAAAAGTGA
- the LOC139046711 gene encoding uncharacterized protein isoform X2, whose protein sequence is MRTKQEQAFGSKMCTWICGRPYVWLSCGTGCLLRTVNVGFVVVWIVAAAQDRLSLMIFISTAMLGRLVGMLLYAAAYLLYDPFEPTSAAAKIQRGLLHTEEEFSPYAPYFIVATAGVEALFVQPVAAYQQAFHIRSEMEAMSAAPAPVQAAAIAAERGAAHAPAEAEPASAPGAQEEHSGEHSEETAGDHSANSEEANAEKK, encoded by the exons ATGCGCACCAAGCAAGAGCAGGCATTCGGCTCGAAAATGTGCACTTGGATATGCG GGCGTCCCTACGTCTGGTTGTCTTGCGGCACCGGTTGCCTCCTGAGGACGGTGAACGTGGGCTTCGTCGTCGTCTGGATCGTCGCCGCCGCTCAG GACAGATTGAGCCTCATGATATTCATCTCAACAGCCATGCTTGGGCGCCTTGTAGGAATGCTCTTGTACGCCGCTGCCTACTTGCTCTACGACCCGTTCGAG ccAACATCTGCCGCGGCGAAGATTCAGCGTGGCCTTCTGCATACAGAAGAG GAATTTTCGCCATACGCGCCATATTTCATCGTAGCCACTGCCGGTGTGGAG GCGCTCTTCGTGCAGCCCGTGGCTGCCTACCAGCAGGCCTTCCATATTCGGAGCGAGATGGAGGCAATGTCGGCTGCACCCGCTCCGGTGCAGGCTGCAGCCATTGCGGCTGAACGCGGAGCGGCGCATGCCCCGGCCGAAGCCGAGCCAGCGTCTGCACCGGGTGCACAAGAGGAGCACTCCGGGGAGCACTCTGAAGAGACCGCGGGTGACCACTCAGCAAATTCAGAGGAGGCCAACGCTGAGAAAAAGTGA
- the LOC139046711 gene encoding uncharacterized protein isoform X3 — protein sequence MGCAPSKSRHSARKCALGYADRLSLMIFISTAMLGRLVGMLLYAAAYLLYDPFEPTSAAAKIQRGLLHTEEEFSPYAPYFIVATAGVEALFVQPVAAYQQAFHIRSEMEAMSAAPAPVQAAAIAAERGAAHAPAEAEPASAPGAQEEHSGEHSEETAGDHSANSEEANAEKK from the exons ATGGGATGCGCACCAAGCAAGAGCAGGCATTCGGCTCGAAAATGTGCACTTGGATATGCG GACAGATTGAGCCTCATGATATTCATCTCAACAGCCATGCTTGGGCGCCTTGTAGGAATGCTCTTGTACGCCGCTGCCTACTTGCTCTACGACCCGTTCGAG ccAACATCTGCCGCGGCGAAGATTCAGCGTGGCCTTCTGCATACAGAAGAG GAATTTTCGCCATACGCGCCATATTTCATCGTAGCCACTGCCGGTGTGGAG GCGCTCTTCGTGCAGCCCGTGGCTGCCTACCAGCAGGCCTTCCATATTCGGAGCGAGATGGAGGCAATGTCGGCTGCACCCGCTCCGGTGCAGGCTGCAGCCATTGCGGCTGAACGCGGAGCGGCGCATGCCCCGGCCGAAGCCGAGCCAGCGTCTGCACCGGGTGCACAAGAGGAGCACTCCGGGGAGCACTCTGAAGAGACCGCGGGTGACCACTCAGCAAATTCAGAGGAGGCCAACGCTGAGAAAAAGTGA